Proteins encoded in a region of the Coffea eugenioides isolate CCC68of chromosome 4, Ceug_1.0, whole genome shotgun sequence genome:
- the LOC113767315 gene encoding transcription factor ILI6-like, with amino-acid sequence MSSRRSRGSGSTEDEINNLILKLQALLPHSGSRNRRVQASKVLQETCNHIRRLTRDADDLSERLSQLLASNDINSLDIESIKSILGQ; translated from the exons ATGTCTAGCAGAAGGTCAAGAGGTTCCGGATCCACAGAAGATGAGATTAATAATCTCATCTTAAAGCTACAAGCTTTGTTGCCACATTCTGGTTCAAGGAACAGAAGG GTGCAGGCATCAAAAGTACTGCAAGAGACATGCAACCACATCAGAAGACTGACTAGAGATGCTGATGATCTGAGTGAAAGGCTCTCTCAACTACTGGCTTCCAATGACATCAATTCTCTTGATATCGAAAGTATCAAAAGTATTCTTGGGCAATAA
- the LOC113767748 gene encoding pectinesterase 1-like, with protein MDSINFFKGYGKVNNPAGNQQPASNRRRRILLAASLAVFLTIVIGAMIGALIYESATEPPESEEEQLPASDSGESLKTVCVVTQYLDSCINSISALNDPPKSDPVHFFNLSLQVSQRELASLASLPKTLISKSNDRRAESALKDCLNLFDDSLSQLNRSAELMKVAVVGPAEKLLTEMRISDMQTWISAAMTDQDTCLDGLDEMGSTVVDELRARVHKSSEYMSNSLAILNNLKSLVEKFGLKMP; from the coding sequence ATGGACTCCATCAATTTCTTCAAGGGCTATGGCAAAGTAAACAATCCAGCTGGAAATCAACAACCAGCTTCCAACAGACGACGTCGTATCCTCTTAGCTGCTTCCCTCGCCGTTTTCTTGACCATCGTAATCGGCGCAATGATCGGAGCCTTAATCTACGAGTCAGCCACCGAGCCTCCGGAGTCGGAAGAAGAGCAACTCCCCGCTTCGGACTCGGGCGAGTCACTCAAGACCGTGTGCGTCGTGACTCAGTACCTCGACTCGTGCATCAACTCGATCTCTGCTCTCAACGACCCGCCCAAATCCGACCCGGTTCACTTCTTCAACCTGTCTCTCCAGGTCAGCCAGAGGGAGCTCGCCAGCCTCGCTTCTCTTCCCAAGACCCTAATCTCCAAGTCGAACGACCGGCGGGCCGAGTCGGCATTGAAGGACTGCCTTAATCTGTTCGACGACTCGCTGAGTCAACTCAACAGGTCGGCCGAGTTGATGAAGGTGGCGGTGGTGGGCCCGGCGGAGAAGCTGTTGACGGAGATGAGGATCAGTGATATGCAGACGTGGATTAGCGCTGCGATGACGGATCAGGATACGTGCCTTGACGGGCTTGATGAGATGGGGTCGACGGTGGTTGATGAGCTCAGAGCGCGGGTGCACAAGTCTAGCGAGTACATGAGCAACAGCTTAGCAATTCTCAACAACCTGAAAAGTCTTGTTGAGAAGTTTGGTCTGAAAATGCCTTAA